CCAGCCCTTGCTCCGCCAACGCCCGAATGACCGCGTCGGCCGTCGCGTCGTTCGCCGCGATGACGGCGTCGACGTCGTTGCCGTTCGCCGCCAGCGCCGCTTGCATGTTGGCGTACGCGTTCGCCGTCACCCAATTGTCCGTCCACTGATCGTACACGATACGGATGTCCCCGCGGTCGATCAACGGCTGGAGGACGTGGAACACGCCCTTCTTCAGAAGGCGCGCGTTGTTGTCCGTCTCCGCCCCTCCGATATAGACGTAATTCCCCCGAGGCACCAGCTTCGTAATGGCCAGCGCCTGCAGCTCCCCGACCCGCTCATTGTCGAAGGAAACATACATATCGACGCTCGCATTCCGCACCAGCCGGTCGTATGCGAGCACCTTGATGCCGGCCGAGTGCGCTTTCTCCACGATCGTTGCCATCGCCTCGGCGTTATGCGGCACGACGACGAGCAAATCGATCCCTCGGCTGATCAGCGTTTCGGCTTGCGCGATTTGCAGCGCGTCGTCCCCGTTCGCCGCCATAATGTCCACTTGCGCGCCTAACGACTCCGCCGCCGCTTTGAACAGCTCCCGATCCTTCAGCCACCGCTCCTCCAGCAGCGTATCCATCGAAAACCCGATTTTCACCTTGCCCGCGCGGGCCTGTTCGCCGCCCGGCGCCGTTGCCCCCTCCTCCGAGGGAGCGGAGGCGGCGGGTTCGGGCTGCCGTTCGGCGCCGCCGCCATCTTCGCATGCCGACACGACCGCGACCGTCCCGAACGCCAACAATAACAAGCTTCCGTAAAGCATCATCCTGCCCCGAGACCGAAGCCGTCTCATCGTTTACCCCCCCTTTCCGCACTGCGCCAACTCTAACCCTAGCCTGATTCCGCTATACCGATTCTTTCCTTCCTTGCAAAAGCGCTTTCCGATATTCCGTCGGCGACAGCTCGCACATCTTCTTGAACACTTTGCTGAAATAGTTCGGGTCGTGGTATCCGACTTCGAACGTGATTTCCTTCAAGCTTTTCTCCGGATCGGCCATCAGCCGCTTCGCCTTTTCGATGCGGCATTCCGTCAAAAAATCGATATAGTTGATGCCGAGCTGCTCTTTGAACATTTTACTGATGTAAAAAGGACTCAGCCCCACCCGCTTGCCGATCGCCTCCAACGAAATATCCTCGTGCGAGTGCTCCTCGATAAACTGCTTAATCCGTTGAATCGTATCCGGCTCGAGCCGGCTGTAATGTTCCGCGTACGCCTCCCGCAGCCGATCCACGATCAGACCCGTTTCGGCCCGCAGCTGCCGGTAATCCTGCGCTTGGAACGAGTACACCGGCGCTTCCGCGTCGACGCCCATGTCGTTCAGCATCCGGGACGCGACCCATAGCAGCTCCAGCATGCGCTGCTGCGCCAACACTAAATTCGCGCCTTCCCGCTCATACCGTTCGATGACGTCCATCACGTTCGCTCTCACCGAATCCCATTGGCCGAGACGGACGTCGTCGAGCAGCTGTTTTTCCCGCTGTTTGCCCGCAGCCGATGCGGCCGCGGTCGCGCTCGCCGCGTTCCGGGTCGGGACGTCCTCGTAAAATCGGTATTTGACAGCCGTCGTCGTATCCATCGAAGCGGCGAGCGACTCTTGGTACGACTGCCGAATTTGCTGCAGCGAAGCGCACACCCCGCCGATGCCGACGAACCAGCCGGCCCCGCGTACCGCGCCTGCCGCGGACAAAATGTCCTGCGCGAGCGAAACCGCCTGCGAACGGAACGACCGGTTCGGCTCGCGAAAGACGATGATCGGAATATGACGGCCGTACATCGCGCCGACCCAGCCGCAGCCCGCCTGCCGCACCTTCTCCTTCACCGCGGAATACAGCGACTCCGAGCCCGGCGGCAGCGTTACGTTCATGACGAACATTTCGTTCGCCGTCCGCGTATCCAGCAGCCCGACCAACTCCTCCAGATGCACCTCGTGGACGTGGTCGAACAGCAGCTGCGTCACGACGTCGGTTTCGACGAGCGGCATCGCCTTCTTCAGCGCGGCCTGCTGCAGCAGGGCGATCTCTTGCGTTTTGCGTTCCTCTTCGATTTGCTTGAGCACCTTGCCTACGGTCTCTACGATTTCGCGCGCTTTGCTCGGCTTCAGCAGATAGTCTTTCACGCCGAGCTTAATCGCTTGCCGCGCATATTCGAACGTGTCGAACGCGGTCACCATAATATAGCGAATGTCGGGATGATCCGCGGCGATCCGCTCGACGGTTTCGAGACCGTTCATCCCGGGCATCTTAATATCCATTAAAATGACATCCGGCCGAAACGACCCAACCCGTTCCAGAGCCGTTTTCCCGTTCGGCGCCTCTTCGATCTCCAGATCGGGAAACCCTTTCCTTAAGATCGCATGCAGCCCTTCCCGTTCGATCCGCTCGTCATCCACGATCAGGACTTTGAACATACGCATCGTTTCCCCTTATCTTCGGTAATTTCAAGATGATTTTCGTTCCCGCGCCGCCGCTCTCGATATCCAGCACGTCCGGGACGCCGTAAAACAGCCGCAACCGCTTCACCACGTTGCTGAAACCGATGCCGGTCGAGTGGCTTTCCGTCTCGACCGCATCGCCGCCTTCCAAAATGCTGCGAATCGTCGACGCCGCGATGCCCGGTCCGTCGTCCTCGATTTCGACCGTCACCCGATCCTCGCCGTCGAGAACCCGGAACCATATGACGCCGCCCTCCTCCCGAGGCTCGACGGAATGAATGACCGCGTTCTCCACGATCGGCTGCAGCGTCAATCCCGGAATTTGCACGTGCAAGCACGAGTCGTCGATGTCGGTGTAAAATTGCAGCCGCTCCGAAAACCGGGCTTTTTGAATCTCGATATACTGGTTCAGCACCCTCACTTCGTCGTACAGCGTCACCGAACGGTCCAACCGCTTCAAGTTGTACCGGAGAAGGCCCGCAACGTTCACGAGCAAATCGCTCGTTTCCTCCGACCCTTCCAAATACGCCTTCTTCGAAATCGTGTCGAGCGTGTTGAACAAGAAGTGCGGATTGATCTGGCTCTGCAAGCTGCGCAGTTGGCTTTCCTGGAGCAGCAGTTTGCTTTGTTGAAGCTCCTTTTCGAGCTGGGCCTTCTCCTGAATTTCGACGATTAGGTTATTGATGTTAATCCGCATGCGGTCGAACATTTTGGCGAGGAACGAAATTTCGTCGTTCGATCCCACCTCGATTTTCAAATCGAACCGGCCGCGAGACAGCTCTTTGGCCGCCTGAATCAGCGTGAGCACCGGTTTCGTAATACTGAGGGAAAACCAATACGTGAACACCGCCAGCGAGAACGTAATCAGCAGCAGCAGCCACACGCCAAGCCTCTTGAGCGCCTCCGACTGCTCGATGATGCCTCGGTAAAACCGGTCGTACGTTTTGAGTTCTTTGTCGATCAGCGTGAGCGTCATTTCCGAAATGTACATGGAAATGCGCGTCGCCTCCGCGAACGCCCGGGTCGAAGCTTCGTCGTCCTTCTCCTCCTGAAACAGGAGCGAACGGTCCGTCGCCTCGACGAGGCTGTCGATTAGATGAATATAATTGCTCAGCTCGAAATCGTTATCGGCGTTCCGAAGGCTGTACACACTGTACTTCAACTGACGAATCGCATCCTTGCTCGCCTGCAGCTGCTCCAAGTGACCCGGCGTCGGCGAAAGCAAATAGTTGTTCAACGACGTCACGACGCGCTGACTGGCGATCGTCACTTCGTTCATCTGCAAATATCGCTGCAGAATGTCATTGTACTGGTCCTGGGTTTTCTGGTTATAGTACGTCAGCGCGATCCAAATGGCCGCCATGATGCTGAGAACGACGGAGGCGAGAACCCAAATTTTCTTCTGGATGCTGGTCATGGCGCGTCCTTCGCTTTCAACATCCGAATGTCGGTGAAATAACCTTCCGTCTTCAGCGGTACCGCCTCGCCTTTCAACCACTGCACCATCAGTCTTACGCTCGTGCGCCCCATCGTCTCGGGCGACTGCTCGATCATGCCGTCGAGCGTCCCTTCCTCCAGCAGCGTCAGCGATTCCGGGCTGTCGTCGAACGAATAAATATGGTACGGCTCGATTTGGGAGCGCTTCCCGATTTCCTGAATCATCGCCGAGGCGATGTTCGCATTAAGCGCGATGAAGGCGTCTGCATCGGGGTGACGGTTCAAGACGTCTCGCGTCGCCGCGATGACCCGCTCGCGCGTATCCGATGTTTCCGTATACACCGTCTCGATGTTCGGATATTCCCTCAGCGCATCCTGGATCCCGTCCAAACGCTGCTTCTGGTAATGCTGCTGCCGGCTGCCGCCGAGCAGGATCACCTTGCCCTTCGGCCCCATGTCCGCCGCCAGCTCCTCCCCCACCAAACGACCCGCCGAAAAGTGATCGGACCCGACGTACGTGCGGCGCAGGCTGTCCTGCATCGGCACGTCGTTCGCGACCGTTATGATCGGAATGCCGTACAACCCGGCTTGAATTTTCGTCAGCTCCTTGAACTCGTCGGTATCGAGTCCCTGCACGATAATGCCGTCGACTTTCGACGCGATAGCGATTTCAATTTTCTTCAGGAAATCGTCTTCGTTCTTGCCGTAGCTCCCCCATACCTGAAGACTGGCTCCGTCCCGCATCGCTTGCTCGAGCGCGCCGGCGCCGACTTGGTCCCAGAACGGCGTCTCCAGCTCTTGGGTAATCAGCACGAGGCGGTACCGAGCCTGCTGCTCGTCCAAGGCGCGCGGCATCGGCCACCCGGACCGGAACGCTTCGCCCGCCGATACGAATGTAAAGTAGCATAGGACCCCTGCGATCAGTCCTAGCACGATTATGGCCGTCCTGCGCATCGCAACGACCCCCTTATCTCATGGAACTAGTTCCATCATATCATCTTCGTCCGATTGTTCAATCGAGTTCCCTTCCGCCGGATATGCAAAAATGATTCCAAGCTTGGGCCGCAACGCCAAAAAGCCTGCAGCTTCGTCCACGGAGGACAAAGACTGCAGGCCGCCTAACGAACTGGCGCTGAGCGGATTATTGCAAGGAGATCGTTCGACCCGTCGCTTGCGATTCGAACGCGGCGAGGATTACCTTCAGCGAACGAAGCCCTTCTTCGCCGGAAATGCTCGGCGGCGTCTGCGTGACGATGGAGGTAACGAACGCGTCGATGACGCCGCTGCTCGTTTGGCGCGTGTTCGTCGCGATCGCGCCGACTTGGTAGCGCTCGACGGAACCGTCGCGCAGCTCGACGATCACTTGATCTTCCGGATGCGTGCCGATCTTCATGACGCCGTTCTCGCACCACAGCACGGTGCTGTTGTCCTCGCCGCGGTAGTACGTCCAGCTCGCCACCAGCGTGCCGATCGTGCCGCTGCTCATCCGCAGCACGCACGTCGCGTTATCG
Above is a window of Paenibacillus sp. DNA encoding:
- a CDS encoding sugar ABC transporter substrate-binding protein produces the protein MRRTAIIVLGLIAGVLCYFTFVSAGEAFRSGWPMPRALDEQQARYRLVLITQELETPFWDQVGAGALEQAMRDGASLQVWGSYGKNEDDFLKKIEIAIASKVDGIIVQGLDTDEFKELTKIQAGLYGIPIITVANDVPMQDSLRRTYVGSDHFSAGRLVGEELAADMGPKGKVILLGGSRQQHYQKQRLDGIQDALREYPNIETVYTETSDTRERVIAATRDVLNRHPDADAFIALNANIASAMIQEIGKRSQIEPYHIYSFDDSPESLTLLEEGTLDGMIEQSPETMGRTSVRLMVQWLKGEAVPLKTEGYFTDIRMLKAKDAP
- a CDS encoding sensor histidine kinase, whose protein sequence is MTSIQKKIWVLASVVLSIMAAIWIALTYYNQKTQDQYNDILQRYLQMNEVTIASQRVVTSLNNYLLSPTPGHLEQLQASKDAIRQLKYSVYSLRNADNDFELSNYIHLIDSLVEATDRSLLFQEEKDDEASTRAFAEATRISMYISEMTLTLIDKELKTYDRFYRGIIEQSEALKRLGVWLLLLITFSLAVFTYWFSLSITKPVLTLIQAAKELSRGRFDLKIEVGSNDEISFLAKMFDRMRININNLIVEIQEKAQLEKELQQSKLLLQESQLRSLQSQINPHFLFNTLDTISKKAYLEGSEETSDLLVNVAGLLRYNLKRLDRSVTLYDEVRVLNQYIEIQKARFSERLQFYTDIDDSCLHVQIPGLTLQPIVENAVIHSVEPREEGGVIWFRVLDGEDRVTVEIEDDGPGIAASTIRSILEGGDAVETESHSTGIGFSNVVKRLRLFYGVPDVLDIESGGAGTKIILKLPKIRGNDAYVQSPDRG
- a CDS encoding sugar ABC transporter substrate-binding protein produces the protein MRRLRSRGRMMLYGSLLLLAFGTVAVVSACEDGGGAERQPEPAASAPSEEGATAPGGEQARAGKVKIGFSMDTLLEERWLKDRELFKAAAESLGAQVDIMAANGDDALQIAQAETLISRGIDLLVVVPHNAEAMATIVEKAHSAGIKVLAYDRLVRNASVDMYVSFDNERVGELQALAITKLVPRGNYVYIGGAETDNNARLLKKGVFHVLQPLIDRGDIRIVYDQWTDNWVTANAYANMQAALAANGNDVDAVIAANDATADAVIRALAEQGLAGKVPVAGQDADLTAAQHIVGGRQTMTVYKPIKALAQAAAELAVKLATGEAATANRTISNGKIEVPSLLLEPIAVDRSTVDETIIADGFHKREDVYRSVETK
- a CDS encoding response regulator; its protein translation is MFKVLIVDDERIEREGLHAILRKGFPDLEIEEAPNGKTALERVGSFRPDVILMDIKMPGMNGLETVERIAADHPDIRYIMVTAFDTFEYARQAIKLGVKDYLLKPSKAREIVETVGKVLKQIEEERKTQEIALLQQAALKKAMPLVETDVVTQLLFDHVHEVHLEELVGLLDTRTANEMFVMNVTLPPGSESLYSAVKEKVRQAGCGWVGAMYGRHIPIIVFREPNRSFRSQAVSLAQDILSAAGAVRGAGWFVGIGGVCASLQQIRQSYQESLAASMDTTTAVKYRFYEDVPTRNAASATAAASAAGKQREKQLLDDVRLGQWDSVRANVMDVIERYEREGANLVLAQQRMLELLWVASRMLNDMGVDAEAPVYSFQAQDYRQLRAETGLIVDRLREAYAEHYSRLEPDTIQRIKQFIEEHSHEDISLEAIGKRVGLSPFYISKMFKEQLGINYIDFLTECRIEKAKRLMADPEKSLKEITFEVGYHDPNYFSKVFKKMCELSPTEYRKALLQGRKESV